In one bacterium genomic region, the following are encoded:
- a CDS encoding CPBP family intramembrane metalloprotease: MFDLQNPTGKELTWTWPVLIVFARLVFAVLAQSFVAGLFAVSGHPDPWQAAAPWLPVYGSLIDVGCLLLLTFLVRREGIRVRDLIGFDRQRLGRDLLSGALLFVLFTALAIGGIVLAGLAIYGSAGPPPPFGALPLWAALYSVFIWPLLWAITEETTYLGYGLPRLAALSGRSWVAISIMAIGVAAQHIALPLGDSAWMLYRFSSFLPLAIVLGIVFLRTRRLMPFIIAHWAADAYGTATGVLLPLVQQ; encoded by the coding sequence ATGTTTGACCTTCAGAATCCGACAGGGAAAGAACTCACCTGGACGTGGCCAGTTCTCATCGTGTTCGCGCGACTCGTTTTCGCCGTGCTCGCGCAATCGTTCGTCGCAGGTTTGTTCGCCGTTTCGGGCCACCCGGACCCCTGGCAGGCCGCCGCGCCGTGGTTGCCGGTCTATGGCAGCCTCATCGATGTCGGGTGCTTGCTCCTGCTCACGTTTCTGGTTCGTAGAGAGGGAATCCGCGTGCGAGACCTCATTGGCTTCGACCGCCAACGGCTTGGACGGGATCTGCTCTCGGGTGCCCTGTTGTTCGTGTTGTTCACAGCGCTCGCGATCGGAGGAATCGTGCTGGCGGGTCTCGCCATCTACGGGTCCGCTGGACCGCCGCCGCCGTTTGGCGCCCTGCCCTTGTGGGCAGCCTTGTACAGCGTCTTCATCTGGCCGCTGCTCTGGGCCATTACCGAAGAGACCACCTACCTGGGTTACGGATTGCCACGCCTTGCCGCTCTCTCGGGAAGGTCGTGGGTCGCGATCTCGATCATGGCCATCGGGGTGGCGGCGCAACACATCGCCCTTCCCCTGGGTGATTCAGCCTGGATGCTGTATCGGTTCAGCTCGTTTCTCCCACTGGCGATCGTGCTGGGGATCGTGTTCCTGCGAACCCGCCGGCTGATGCCGTTCATCATCGCACACTGGGCCGCAGACGCCTACGGAACCGCTACAGGAGTGCTCTTACCCCTGGTGCAGCAGTAG
- a CDS encoding nitroreductase yields the protein MLGSSREGDRAKINRSLLSKEPIVLSGLMLLKEKLQFTGWLQYLPVAILALLLFLLAAIFWTSGLSGTAYGFMGVGFLLLGMDLFDVVTVKFDVRPRERIPERNEELDAFELMRSRVSCRSFQWQKMTSSDRDELLEFVRHHTESPEKSLMGDGPIRFEYISARLTVWPVVGAHEFLVAIAPKEYQRLSVIDVGRTLQKIVVDATRIGLSTCWIGPGADQEDVMRQLGDRFDVGQDHVICVCAVGYQSWYKPLLLRFIQRLQRRRLPLSALCFADSDMKTPLDVEAGPFERFKKVFEVCQWSPSAFNGQPARCVALASSSEGNSVPPVKENGVARVDFYTAKASQYYSPVAVGIWCASWEMGCEALGIEGRFAVLPPQTRGSRDGAPEPELPRYEVSWVPGGNA from the coding sequence TTGCTCGGAAGCAGCCGGGAAGGCGATCGAGCTAAGATCAACAGATCGTTATTGAGCAAGGAGCCTATTGTGCTCTCTGGTTTGATGCTTTTGAAAGAGAAGTTGCAGTTCACAGGATGGCTGCAGTATCTGCCCGTCGCGATCTTGGCTCTCCTCTTGTTTCTTCTCGCGGCGATCTTCTGGACTTCTGGTCTGTCGGGAACTGCGTACGGATTCATGGGCGTCGGTTTTCTCCTGCTTGGGATGGATCTCTTCGACGTTGTTACTGTGAAATTCGATGTACGCCCTCGTGAGCGCATTCCAGAGCGCAACGAAGAGTTGGATGCTTTTGAACTGATGCGATCGAGAGTCTCTTGTCGCTCATTCCAATGGCAGAAGATGACATCTTCAGATCGAGACGAACTCCTGGAGTTCGTGCGTCATCACACAGAGTCCCCGGAAAAGTCCCTGATGGGGGATGGTCCCATCCGGTTTGAATACATCTCTGCGAGGCTGACGGTATGGCCGGTGGTCGGTGCACACGAATTCCTGGTGGCCATCGCACCGAAAGAGTACCAGCGTCTCTCCGTGATCGACGTGGGTCGGACATTGCAGAAAATCGTTGTCGATGCGACTCGCATCGGCCTGTCGACCTGTTGGATCGGGCCTGGAGCAGATCAGGAAGACGTGATGCGTCAACTTGGCGACCGTTTCGATGTCGGCCAGGATCATGTTATTTGTGTCTGCGCCGTCGGATATCAATCATGGTACAAACCGCTGTTGTTGCGGTTTATCCAGAGGCTTCAGCGGCGCCGCTTGCCTCTTTCTGCCCTGTGTTTCGCGGATTCAGATATGAAAACACCGTTGGATGTTGAAGCTGGACCTTTCGAACGGTTCAAGAAAGTCTTCGAAGTCTGTCAATGGTCCCCCTCCGCTTTCAATGGGCAACCGGCACGATGTGTCGCTCTGGCTTCTTCTTCCGAGGGAAATTCCGTACCCCCTGTGAAAGAGAACGGTGTTGCGCGGGTCGACTTCTATACCGCCAAAGCTTCCCAGTACTATTCGCCCGTCGCTGTGGGCATCTGGTGTGCGAGTTGGGAAATGGGTTGCGAGGCACTCGGAATTGAAGGCCGCTTTGCAGTTCTGCCTCCGCAAACGAGAGGCTCCCGAGACGGGGCCCCTGAACCCGAACTACCGAGGTATGAAGTGAGCTGGGTGCCGGGCGGAAACGCCTAG
- a CDS encoding glutathione S-transferase family protein: MIIPDAEVATGEVRSWPGVHLLHYQGSSCSQKVRILLREKEIPYTSHPINLGAEEHVRPWFLGVNPRGVVPVLVHDGVVHVESNDILEYIDSSLPSESASFFPIDTGERAFVKENLNLEDSLHMDLRALTMGFIMPRRLVQKSEKTLRRWESEGAANPKRAIEVKWWRDFARDGISAARARAAVDAHRVAFEILEQRLRTAEWLIGGRLSVLDIAWFITTTRLRTAGYPLADHPNLLTWHKRLEKRPAFREETRDPLPIRAGLVPVYRAFRRLRGSTLEQQLAE; the protein is encoded by the coding sequence ATGATCATTCCCGACGCTGAAGTCGCGACAGGCGAAGTCAGGTCCTGGCCCGGGGTCCACTTGCTGCATTACCAGGGTTCGTCGTGCTCCCAGAAGGTGCGAATCCTGCTGCGCGAGAAAGAGATCCCGTACACCTCACATCCGATCAACCTCGGAGCCGAGGAGCACGTGCGGCCGTGGTTTCTGGGAGTCAATCCCCGTGGTGTCGTGCCCGTTCTGGTCCACGATGGCGTCGTGCACGTGGAGAGCAATGACATCCTCGAGTACATCGACTCGAGTCTGCCGTCCGAATCGGCATCGTTTTTCCCAATCGACACCGGGGAGCGAGCGTTCGTAAAGGAGAACCTGAATCTCGAGGACAGTCTGCATATGGATCTTCGCGCGCTGACGATGGGTTTCATCATGCCCCGCCGGTTGGTGCAAAAGTCCGAGAAGACTCTCCGCCGATGGGAAAGTGAAGGAGCAGCGAACCCGAAGCGCGCGATCGAGGTCAAGTGGTGGCGCGATTTCGCGCGCGATGGCATTTCGGCCGCTCGGGCGCGGGCGGCTGTCGACGCCCATCGAGTTGCCTTCGAGATCCTGGAGCAGCGCCTGCGCACAGCGGAGTGGCTGATCGGCGGGCGGCTCTCCGTTCTCGATATTGCCTGGTTCATCACGACCACCCGGCTTCGGACGGCGGGCTATCCGCTGGCCGATCACCCGAACCTGCTCACCTGGCACAAGCGACTCGAGAAACGTCCGGCCTTTCGCGAGGAGACCCGCGACCCCCTGCCGATTCGCGCAGGGCTCGTGCCGGTCTATCGGGCCTTCCGGCGGCTTCGGGGCTCCACCCTTGAACAACAATTGGCCGAATAG